Proteins encoded in a region of the Mucilaginibacter sabulilitoris genome:
- a CDS encoding acyltransferase family protein has translation MHSSTFNNLASTSEKHKLLGLDHLRALAITYVLLFHYQLFGHPDWVNSVGGFGWTGVDLFFVLSGFLIAGQLFGIVKKGRAISMREFFIKRFFRIIPPYLVVLGLYTFVPFLREREHMASLWRYLTFTLNFGLDLRTTGTFTHAWSLCVEEQFYLILPLTFWVITYLKAGKKTIYILPGILVLGFIVRYASWHYWVQPHLSDEHFGSIWHTFIYYPTYCRLDGLLIGVGIAGAYTFYPRVKELANKYSNLLMFLGLIVLIAAYFICKPESSFNTGIWGFPVVSLGYGIIVAAMVCPSNVLFNLKSIITAQLATLSYGIYLSHKLVIAFMQNVLEKTGIARDSNLMMMFCITGSIAGALILRYVIEKPSLKIRDKILNKWKYNKTHKPVETAIL, from the coding sequence ATGCATTCCTCCACCTTCAATAACCTGGCAAGCACTTCCGAAAAACATAAACTATTAGGGTTAGACCATCTTAGGGCGTTGGCTATTACCTATGTTTTATTATTTCATTATCAACTGTTCGGGCATCCCGATTGGGTTAACAGCGTTGGAGGTTTTGGATGGACCGGAGTAGACCTGTTTTTTGTTTTGAGCGGTTTTTTAATTGCCGGCCAACTTTTCGGCATTGTTAAAAAAGGCCGGGCTATTTCCATGAGGGAGTTTTTTATTAAACGCTTTTTCAGAATAATTCCGCCTTATTTGGTCGTACTTGGATTATATACATTCGTTCCGTTTTTACGCGAGCGTGAACACATGGCTTCGCTTTGGCGATACTTAACCTTTACGCTTAATTTCGGGTTGGATTTAAGAACTACCGGAACCTTTACCCATGCATGGTCCTTATGCGTTGAGGAGCAATTTTATTTGATATTGCCTTTAACATTTTGGGTGATAACTTATTTAAAAGCCGGCAAAAAAACTATTTACATTCTTCCGGGCATACTCGTCCTGGGTTTTATCGTAAGATATGCAAGCTGGCATTATTGGGTTCAACCGCATTTATCTGACGAGCATTTTGGCTCGATATGGCATACGTTTATTTATTACCCTACCTATTGTAGATTAGATGGATTGCTTATTGGAGTTGGCATTGCAGGTGCATATACTTTTTATCCGCGGGTAAAAGAATTGGCAAATAAGTATAGTAACCTATTAATGTTTTTGGGCTTAATAGTTTTAATAGCTGCATATTTTATTTGCAAACCTGAGAGCAGCTTTAATACCGGTATTTGGGGCTTTCCGGTTGTCTCCCTCGGATATGGAATTATCGTAGCCGCTATGGTATGCCCCTCCAATGTTCTTTTCAATCTCAAATCAATTATTACGGCTCAACTGGCAACACTATCTTACGGTATATACCTGTCACATAAGCTGGTGATAGCCTTTATGCAAAATGTGCTTGAAAAAACAGGAATAGCCAGAGACAGCAATCTGATGATGATGTTTTGCATAACAGGCAGTATTGCAGGCGCCTTAATTTTAAGGTATGTTATAGAAAAGCCATCACTAAAAATACGCGACAAAATATTAAACAAATGGAAGTATAATAAGACACATAAACCTGTTGAAACGGCTATATTATGA
- a CDS encoding FtsB family cell division protein: protein MKRLINLLKNKFFLVTLAFLVWMIFFDRNDLFSQYEYRKQVSKLEKERDFYKKETDQVNKELDELTSDPQQLEKFAREKYLMKKDNEDVFVIVHEKKDK from the coding sequence ATGAAACGCCTCATAAACCTTTTAAAAAATAAATTTTTTTTGGTTACCCTGGCTTTTTTAGTGTGGATGATATTCTTTGACCGTAACGATCTGTTCTCTCAATATGAATATCGCAAACAGGTAAGCAAGCTTGAAAAGGAACGTGATTTTTATAAAAAGGAAACTGACCAGGTTAACAAAGAGCTTGACGAATTAACCTCAGACCCCCAACAACTTGAGAAATTTGCCCGCGAAAAATACCTCATGAAAAAAGATAATGAGGATGTTTTTGTAATAGTACACGAGAAAAAAGACAAATAG
- a CDS encoding DEAD/DEAH box helicase, translated as MSFENLKLIEPLLKALKTEGYTTPTPIQAQAIPIILQRQDLLGCAQTGTGKTAAFALPILQLLHQDRIAHKEQKTIKALILTPTRELAIQIAESFTAYGKHTGLKNLVIFGGVSQNPQVDALRRGVDILIATPGRLLDLVNQRYVHLEHVKMLVLDEADRMLDMGFVHDVKKIIAKVPAKRQTLFFSATMPKEIQQLADTILTDPEKVEVTPVSSTADTIQQSIFYVDKSDKKSLLIHVLKDKNIKTVLVFTRTKHGADKVVKDLTRVGITAEAIHGNKSQNARQRALTNFKNRTTRVLIATDIAARGIDIDELTHVINYEIPNIPETYVHRIGRTGRAGANGIALSFCDEDELEFLKDIHKLIAKEIPVEDAHPYPLSPAAIAAGMAAKKGTANANLRNGSSSRRGGGGNRRSGGSNRSGGGNNKRSEGGNKSGGNSGMSGASRSSGGNRR; from the coding sequence ATGTCATTCGAAAATTTAAAATTAATTGAGCCCTTACTCAAGGCCTTAAAAACTGAGGGATATACCACACCTACTCCAATACAGGCACAAGCCATCCCAATCATATTACAACGGCAGGACCTGCTGGGCTGTGCGCAAACAGGAACCGGTAAAACTGCCGCCTTTGCATTGCCCATATTGCAGCTATTGCACCAAGACAGAATTGCTCATAAAGAGCAAAAGACAATTAAAGCATTAATATTAACCCCAACCCGCGAACTGGCTATCCAGATTGCCGAAAGCTTTACCGCTTATGGCAAGCATACCGGTTTGAAAAACCTGGTTATTTTTGGCGGGGTATCACAAAACCCGCAGGTTGATGCCTTAAGGCGTGGTGTTGATATTTTGATAGCTACCCCGGGCCGTTTGCTCGATTTGGTTAACCAGCGCTACGTGCACCTGGAGCATGTTAAAATGCTGGTGCTTGACGAAGCTGACCGTATGCTGGATATGGGCTTTGTTCATGATGTTAAAAAGATCATAGCCAAAGTGCCTGCAAAAAGGCAAACGCTTTTCTTTTCGGCCACTATGCCTAAAGAGATACAACAACTGGCAGATACCATACTAACCGACCCGGAAAAGGTAGAAGTTACTCCGGTATCTTCAACTGCTGATACTATTCAGCAATCTATTTTTTATGTAGATAAAAGCGATAAAAAATCGTTGCTGATACACGTATTAAAAGATAAGAACATTAAAACCGTGTTGGTATTTACCCGCACCAAACATGGCGCTGATAAAGTGGTGAAAGACCTGACGCGCGTAGGCATTACTGCAGAAGCCATTCACGGTAATAAATCACAAAATGCGCGTCAGCGGGCTTTAACAAACTTTAAAAACCGCACCACTCGCGTGCTTATAGCTACAGATATTGCCGCCCGTGGTATTGATATTGATGAGCTTACCCACGTTATTAATTACGAAATACCCAATATTCCGGAAACGTATGTGCACCGCATCGGTCGTACAGGTCGCGCTGGGGCAAACGGTATAGCGCTTTCTTTTTGCGATGAGGATGAACTTGAATTTTTAAAGGATATACACAAGCTAATAGCCAAGGAAATCCCGGTTGAAGACGCACATCCATATCCGCTTAGCCCGGCTGCTATAGCCGCCGGTATGGCAGCTAAAAAAGGTACTGCCAATGCAAATCTGCGCAATGGTTCGTCATCTCGTAGAGGTGGTGGCGGCAACAGGCGCTCCGGCGGGAGTAACCGTTCAGGCGGTGGCAACAACAAACGTTCCGAAGGCGGCAATAAATCGGGCGGTAACAGCGGTATGAGTGGTGCCAGCCGTTCATCTGGCGGAAACCGGCGTTAA
- the lspA gene encoding signal peptidase II translates to MNKKKVLRGLVILLILVVDIGLDRISKNYIRNNFYYHEEILPFKYNYHYLITRTENTGAFLSLGDSLVNPWRFMLLTLMPAAVLLFGLGYIILKTNLPKLTVLGVILVLAGGMGNLYDRIVYNSVTDFMLIKYKWFQTGVFNIADVSIMIGVGLLLIQSFMKDIKSKKSKAENVSV, encoded by the coding sequence ATGAACAAAAAGAAGGTTTTGAGGGGACTGGTAATATTACTGATCCTGGTTGTTGATATTGGGTTGGATAGGATATCGAAAAACTATATCCGCAACAATTTTTATTATCACGAAGAAATACTTCCTTTTAAATACAATTACCATTACCTGATAACACGTACCGAAAACACGGGTGCCTTTTTAAGCCTGGGCGATTCGCTCGTAAATCCCTGGCGGTTTATGCTGCTTACCCTGATGCCCGCTGCGGTACTCTTGTTTGGACTGGGTTATATTATTTTAAAAACCAATCTGCCTAAACTTACGGTGCTCGGTGTAATCCTGGTACTGGCGGGTGGTATGGGCAATTTATACGACAGAATAGTGTACAATAGTGTTACCGATTTTATGCTTATTAAGTATAAATGGTTTCAAACCGGGGTTTTTAACATAGCCGATGTGTCTATTATGATAGGTGTTGGTTTATTGTTGATCCAGTCGTTTATGAAAGACATTAAATCGAAAAAAAGCAAGGCCGAAAACGTATCTGTTTAA
- a CDS encoding DUF7683 domain-containing protein has protein sequence MSRNKQPEWLKREIQYFNKTDDSFAGQDDLAPIELSILQNYFEVDQDDPIFDMYQIEPVDATFLKPYTSLEFDFEIYDYWLAAYTDNWEQTKLEKGFMGQYPPPKQQIPNN, from the coding sequence ATGAGCAGGAATAAACAACCGGAATGGTTAAAGCGGGAGATACAGTACTTTAATAAGACCGACGATTCCTTTGCCGGCCAGGATGATCTCGCACCCATTGAACTCTCTATACTTCAAAACTACTTTGAGGTTGATCAGGACGATCCGATATTTGATATGTACCAGATTGAACCTGTTGATGCCACCTTTTTAAAGCCCTATACCAGCCTGGAATTTGATTTTGAAATATATGATTACTGGCTGGCTGCCTATACCGATAACTGGGAGCAAACCAAACTTGAAAAAGGCTTTATGGGGCAGTATCCGCCGCCCAAACAACAAATTCCCAATAATTAA